One window from the genome of Archaeoglobaceae archaeon encodes:
- a CDS encoding Kae1-associated kinase Bud32 encodes MIYLGGEAEVRIEDVVVKKRKPKRYRLKEIDESLRIKRTRTEAKLISMARRIGVPTPIILDLEEDTIVMERIYGTPVKDCMNEEISREIGRLVAKLHSANIIHGDITPMNMILSNDKIYFVDFGLAFIDSRIEAKGVDVHVYFESLKAGFENWEKLRDAFIEGYLESGSEDVIRRAKEIEERGRYVERRLQ; translated from the coding sequence GTGATCTATCTGGGTGGTGAAGCGGAAGTCAGAATAGAAGATGTTGTTGTAAAAAAGAGAAAGCCAAAGCGTTATAGGCTCAAAGAAATCGATGAGTCGCTCAGAATTAAGCGAACCAGAACTGAAGCCAAGCTAATTTCGATGGCAAGACGCATTGGAGTTCCAACACCAATAATTCTTGATCTTGAGGAAGACACCATAGTCATGGAAAGAATTTACGGAACCCCTGTGAAAGACTGCATGAACGAAGAGATCAGCAGAGAGATTGGAAGGCTTGTGGCAAAGCTACACTCCGCTAACATTATCCACGGAGACATTACACCGATGAACATGATCCTCAGCAACGACAAGATTTACTTTGTCGACTTTGGACTTGCTTTTATAGACAGCAGAATCGAAGCCAAGGGTGTAGACGTTCATGTTTACTTCGAATCGCTAAAAGCAGGATTTGAGAACTGGGAAAAACTAAGAGATGCTTTTATTGAAGGCTATCTCGAATCTGGAAGCGAGGATGTAATAAGAAGGGCTAAAGAAATCGAAGAGAGGGGAAGATACGTGGAAAGAAGACTACAGTAG
- a CDS encoding 4-phosphopantoate--beta-alanine ligase — MIPRDHPRYESLITREKLVEGMKAGITAIEGLIAHGRGEAFDYILGEKTRDFALKAEKAATAMLLLAKNPVISVNGNTAVLVPKEIGELAKLVNAKVEVNVFHYSEERVRKIADYLSKFGISALFAGDAVLEGLSSSRRIVDKRGIYSADVVLVPLEDGDRCEILKRHGKKVIAIDLNPLSRTSRMADITIVDNITRAIAKMCEFAKEMRNLSKEELEKIVAGYDNKKILGEAIEGIIEYLENAKKLL, encoded by the coding sequence ATGATTCCGAGAGATCATCCGAGATATGAGTCTCTCATAACAAGGGAAAAGCTCGTCGAGGGCATGAAAGCGGGGATAACCGCAATCGAGGGGCTCATCGCCCATGGCAGAGGAGAAGCATTTGACTATATCTTGGGCGAGAAGACAAGAGATTTTGCCTTAAAAGCAGAGAAAGCTGCGACCGCAATGCTTTTGCTTGCAAAAAACCCAGTGATCAGTGTAAACGGAAACACCGCTGTTCTTGTTCCAAAAGAAATTGGAGAGCTTGCAAAACTCGTCAATGCAAAAGTAGAGGTAAATGTTTTCCATTACAGCGAAGAGAGAGTCAGGAAAATAGCGGATTACCTTTCAAAATTTGGAATTTCAGCTCTATTCGCTGGCGACGCTGTGCTTGAAGGTTTGAGCTCCTCAAGGAGAATTGTCGATAAAAGAGGCATTTACTCTGCTGACGTTGTCCTTGTGCCATTGGAAGATGGAGACAGATGCGAAATCCTGAAAAGGCATGGTAAGAAAGTAATTGCCATCGATTTAAACCCACTCTCAAGGACTTCGAGAATGGCAGACATTACCATAGTGGACAACATCACAAGAGCTATCGCCAAGATGTGCGAATTCGCAAAAGAGATGAGAAATCTGAGCAAAGAAGAGCTCGAGAAGATCGTTGCGGGCTACGATAACAAGAAAATCCTTGGCGAAGCGATTGAAGGAATAATAGAATATCTTGAAAATGCTAAAAAGCTACTGTAG
- a CDS encoding HAD family hydrolase, producing MFRLIAFDLDGTLVEFNIPFEEIRAVLGIGDRFVLESILSEKDESRKREMLRVLEKYELESAKNARLAFYAKELLQFLREKRIPHGIITRNSKKSVEMISKKFGLEFDFVVTREDANPKPSPEPINLVLRRFAVQPSYALFVGDFLFDLLSGKNAGVKTALIVHERNKNMVESFKIYADYIFSSLKELADFLRREYDSERSSEI from the coding sequence ATGTTCAGGCTTATAGCGTTTGATCTCGATGGGACTCTTGTTGAGTTCAACATTCCATTTGAGGAGATAAGAGCGGTGCTGGGCATCGGAGACAGGTTTGTCCTTGAAAGCATACTTTCAGAGAAAGATGAGAGCAGAAAGAGAGAGATGCTAAGAGTTCTTGAAAAATACGAACTTGAGAGTGCCAAAAATGCCAGACTTGCTTTTTATGCAAAAGAACTCCTTCAATTCCTCAGAGAAAAGAGAATCCCGCATGGCATAATCACAAGGAACAGCAAAAAGAGTGTTGAAATGATTTCAAAGAAATTTGGACTGGAATTTGATTTTGTGGTTACAAGAGAAGACGCAAATCCAAAACCGTCGCCAGAGCCTATAAATCTTGTCCTCAGAAGATTTGCTGTTCAACCCTCTTATGCTCTATTCGTTGGAGATTTTCTATTCGATCTGCTTTCGGGCAAAAACGCTGGAGTTAAGACAGCTCTGATTGTGCATGAAAGAAACAAAAATATGGTCGAAAGCTTTAAAATATATGCGGACTACATTTTTAGCTCGTTAAAAGAGCTTGCAGACTTCCTGAGGAGAGAGTATGATTCCGAGAGATCATCCGAGATATGA
- the pyrF gene encoding orotidine-5'-phosphate decarboxylase, protein MKELILALDVEERRIALKIAEELCDLVDRFKVNYPLVLSSGIRIISELSEIKPVIADLKIADVPHISAKIAEIAFRNDAKAVIAHGFAGSDSLKAMLSVAKRFGGELYIVTELSSPGGEEFMSKFSLEIVKKAKEIGCQGLIAPATRIERLKEIKEVAGEMKILCPGIGAQGGSLEALRFADGIIVGRSIYEAENPRKEAKKLREYVQAYSV, encoded by the coding sequence GTGAAAGAACTTATTCTCGCTTTAGACGTGGAAGAGAGAAGAATTGCTTTGAAAATCGCAGAAGAACTCTGCGATCTTGTTGATCGGTTCAAAGTCAATTACCCGTTAGTTCTCTCATCAGGAATTAGGATAATTTCTGAGCTTTCGGAAATCAAGCCCGTAATCGCGGACTTAAAGATTGCAGATGTTCCACATATAAGTGCTAAGATTGCTGAAATAGCATTTCGAAACGATGCCAAAGCTGTAATAGCTCATGGATTTGCTGGAAGTGATTCTTTGAAGGCTATGCTAAGCGTTGCAAAGCGCTTTGGCGGAGAACTCTACATTGTAACCGAGCTGAGCAGTCCTGGAGGCGAAGAATTCATGAGCAAATTTTCGCTCGAAATTGTAAAAAAAGCAAAAGAAATTGGTTGTCAAGGCTTAATAGCTCCCGCAACAAGGATTGAGAGGCTCAAAGAAATTAAAGAGGTTGCGGGCGAAATGAAGATCCTCTGTCCAGGTATTGGAGCACAGGGCGGAAGTCTCGAAGCTCTTAGATTTGCGGACGGAATCATAGTTGGCAGGAGCATTTACGAGGCTGAAAATCCGAGAAAAGAAGCAAAGAAGCTTAGAGAGTATGTTCAGGCTTATAGCGTTTGA
- a CDS encoding RIO1 family regulatory kinase/ATPase: MDLSSLYSKIGKNSWRILGAIFRNLWNYKYVPLNVISDSAKIKEEKTRRILKALGDDGIVLNKFTEYEGATLTFSGLSLYSLHLLAESGQVKAIGKKVGEGKESLVYNCISKQGEAVIKFHKLGYQSFKKVVEKRDYGNLNFLVLSIRSAKREFSALRKLRGLAVPEAYAWEGNAVLMQLIDAKELYKVKVDNPEELLDSILEEVAKFYRRGVVHGDLSPFNVLVNQSGFWIIDFPQSLEVGEDNWKEILLRDLENLLKYFSRTYRIERDMNSVIEKIISDRGN, encoded by the coding sequence ATGGATCTTTCTTCACTTTACTCAAAGATCGGAAAAAATTCGTGGAGGATTCTGGGGGCAATTTTCAGAAATCTCTGGAATTATAAGTATGTTCCTCTTAATGTCATAAGCGATTCAGCAAAGATAAAGGAGGAAAAGACAAGGAGAATTTTAAAAGCATTGGGAGATGATGGCATTGTTTTAAACAAATTCACAGAATACGAGGGGGCAACTCTGACCTTTTCAGGGCTAAGCCTTTACTCACTGCATTTACTTGCGGAGAGCGGACAGGTGAAGGCGATAGGCAAAAAGGTGGGTGAAGGGAAAGAAAGCTTGGTTTACAACTGCATTTCAAAGCAGGGGGAGGCGGTTATAAAGTTTCACAAGCTCGGTTATCAGAGTTTCAAGAAAGTAGTTGAGAAAAGAGATTATGGTAACCTGAACTTCCTCGTTCTCTCGATCAGATCTGCAAAAAGGGAATTCAGTGCTTTGAGGAAGCTTCGGGGATTAGCTGTGCCAGAAGCCTACGCTTGGGAGGGAAATGCGGTGCTCATGCAGTTGATAGATGCAAAAGAGCTGTATAAGGTAAAGGTTGATAATCCTGAAGAACTTCTTGACTCTATACTCGAGGAGGTGGCCAAGTTTTACCGCAGAGGTGTTGTTCATGGAGATCTTAGCCCCTTCAACGTTCTTGTTAACCAAAGCGGTTTCTGGATAATAGACTTTCCACAGAGCTTGGAGGTTGGAGAAGACAACTGGAAGGAGATTCTTTTGAGAGATCTCGAGAATTTGCTGAAGTATTTTAGCAGAACCTATCGGATAGAAAGAGATATGAATTCTGTGATCGAGAAAATAATCAGTGATCGTGGGAATTGA
- a CDS encoding DUF460 domain-containing protein — translation MIVGIDVLGHRKFAFVALNGEEEIRRVISKNKLFRTIKEMKPEIVAIDSISEIFKSKEEIIEFLKNTNTRLVQVAVDASLPVLARRFGIKMNPRDPFDEARTCAYLASFEIGYEVSVFTDKTQIVVSRNRSLGKGGWRQKRYGRKVHDAVRSIYREIKSILDELGFEYTENVRERFGGISRGEILINAPRRDVPVSSFKTKDVQVKVSSVEKERIELIPLSRSKRYLIAGIDPGTTTAVAIMDLAGNLISIRSKKEWNTSDVVQFITEHGKPVIIATDKKNPPDFVSKIRASFNAVLYTPREDLNVEKKRELTSNYKVLNDHERDALAAAIDALNFYRSKFRNIERRVPAGIDTEKIKAEIIKGTPLKSLFEERKVEKIEKKESIDLDLISEIDRRDKKIKELLEENEILRKQLSELKEEIERLRARIASFSSEEKEKIRKETYIRNLEFRISELLAEIKEKDSEISKLKDQIELLKKIKFGEFMGWKEIKVLKKFTKDEIEQSKDIGEGDVVLILDSSGGSKSVAEMLCEKKIKAIVTIGEMSHLAQEVFDSYNIPRIRAEEVEIIGGEGFAFVSPKFEEVYRRKFEELRKRKIENIEKLFEEYRRMRRL, via the coding sequence GTGATCGTGGGAATTGATGTCCTCGGACACAGAAAATTTGCCTTTGTAGCTCTGAATGGAGAAGAGGAAATCAGGAGAGTTATCTCTAAAAATAAGCTTTTCAGAACAATAAAAGAAATGAAGCCAGAAATAGTTGCAATTGACAGCATTAGCGAGATTTTCAAATCAAAAGAGGAAATTATAGAGTTTTTGAAGAATACAAACACAAGGCTTGTGCAGGTTGCTGTGGACGCATCTCTACCAGTCCTCGCGCGAAGATTTGGCATAAAAATGAACCCAAGAGATCCATTCGATGAGGCAAGAACCTGTGCATATCTTGCAAGCTTTGAAATTGGATATGAGGTATCGGTCTTCACCGACAAAACCCAGATCGTGGTTTCGAGGAACAGAAGCCTGGGAAAGGGAGGATGGAGGCAAAAGAGATATGGGAGGAAAGTGCATGATGCGGTGAGGAGTATCTATAGAGAGATAAAGTCGATTTTGGATGAGCTTGGCTTTGAATATACTGAAAATGTTAGGGAGAGATTTGGAGGCATTTCAAGAGGGGAAATACTGATTAATGCTCCGAGAAGAGATGTGCCAGTTAGTTCTTTTAAGACGAAGGATGTTCAGGTAAAAGTTAGCTCTGTGGAAAAGGAGAGAATTGAACTGATACCTCTTTCAAGATCCAAAAGATATTTGATAGCAGGCATAGATCCTGGAACAACAACTGCGGTTGCGATTATGGACTTGGCTGGAAATCTGATCTCGATCAGAAGCAAGAAAGAGTGGAACACCTCAGATGTCGTGCAATTCATAACCGAGCATGGAAAGCCAGTTATAATTGCAACTGACAAAAAAAATCCGCCAGACTTTGTTTCTAAGATCAGGGCTTCTTTCAATGCTGTGCTTTACACTCCAAGGGAGGATCTGAATGTTGAAAAGAAAAGAGAACTGACATCTAATTATAAAGTTTTAAACGATCACGAACGCGATGCCCTCGCAGCAGCAATAGATGCTCTGAACTTTTATCGAAGCAAGTTCAGAAACATTGAGAGACGAGTTCCTGCGGGGATCGACACAGAAAAAATAAAAGCGGAAATAATCAAAGGAACGCCACTAAAAAGTCTTTTTGAGGAAAGAAAAGTCGAAAAAATTGAAAAAAAGGAGTCTATTGATTTAGATTTAATTTCTGAGATAGACAGAAGGGATAAAAAGATAAAAGAGCTACTTGAAGAGAACGAGATTTTGAGGAAGCAGCTTTCAGAATTAAAAGAAGAGATAGAAAGACTAAGAGCGAGGATAGCGAGTTTTTCGAGTGAAGAGAAGGAGAAGATAAGGAAAGAAACATACATAAGGAACCTTGAGTTTAGGATTTCTGAGCTTTTGGCTGAAATAAAGGAGAAGGATTCAGAAATCTCGAAACTAAAAGATCAGATCGAATTGCTCAAAAAAATAAAGTTTGGAGAATTCATGGGCTGGAAAGAAATAAAGGTGCTTAAAAAGTTTACAAAAGACGAAATAGAGCAGAGTAAAGATATCGGAGAGGGTGATGTAGTCTTAATTCTCGACTCGAGTGGAGGAAGTAAGAGCGTTGCAGAAATGCTGTGTGAAAAGAAAATTAAGGCGATAGTAACGATCGGAGAGATGTCGCATCTAGCTCAGGAAGTCTTTGATTCTTACAACATTCCAAGAATCAGGGCTGAGGAGGTTGAAATCATTGGAGGAGAAGGCTTCGCCTTCGTAAGTCCCAAATTTGAGGAAGTTTATCGAAGAAAGTTTGAAGAGCTCAGAAAGAGAAAAATAGAAAATATAGAAAAGCTATTTGAAGAATACAGAAGAATGCGAAGGTTATGA
- a CDS encoding sugar phosphate isomerase/epimerase, which translates to MNLLFSSMFLYEYSTDMIAKACEVAGYEGIEFWVETPYFWVDRSLEKLDCFSGMKLEFHAPVLDLNPVSVNNDLCELTLKETLYTISLASKTKAELVTIHAGKRSAYREPVWADYNSLHKYLRVSSKFARLKGVNLCLENSEQSINNLCKKPEEIKKFADFYDLSITFDIKHSLENAEDFYSLINRVRNVHVSNSDEKRRHVQASKSERVAKILKDLSELGYDGFITVELDDLGIGSLDFGKKVEILREEANFVRKFFKK; encoded by the coding sequence ATGAATCTTTTGTTCTCATCAATGTTCCTTTATGAGTATTCCACGGACATGATCGCTAAGGCATGCGAGGTTGCTGGCTATGAGGGAATTGAGTTTTGGGTTGAAACGCCTTATTTCTGGGTCGATCGATCTTTAGAGAAGCTTGATTGCTTTTCAGGCATGAAATTGGAATTTCATGCTCCAGTTCTCGATCTAAATCCAGTTTCGGTTAACAACGATCTTTGCGAGCTTACACTTAAAGAGACTTTATACACGATCTCCTTGGCTTCGAAAACAAAAGCTGAGCTCGTTACAATTCATGCAGGCAAAAGAAGTGCCTACAGAGAGCCAGTCTGGGCAGACTACAACTCCCTGCATAAATATTTACGAGTTTCTTCGAAATTTGCAAGGCTTAAGGGCGTAAATCTGTGTTTGGAAAATTCTGAGCAAAGTATAAACAACCTATGCAAGAAACCGGAAGAAATTAAGAAGTTTGCAGATTTTTACGATCTCTCGATCACCTTTGACATAAAACACTCATTGGAGAATGCAGAAGACTTTTACAGCCTTATAAATAGAGTTCGCAATGTTCATGTTAGCAACTCAGATGAGAAGCGAAGACACGTGCAGGCAAGCAAGAGCGAAAGAGTTGCAAAAATACTCAAGGATCTATCCGAGCTTGGCTATGATGGCTTTATAACGGTTGAGCTTGACGATCTTGGTATTGGGAGCTTGGATTTTGGAAAAAAGGTTGAGATCCTAAGAGAAGAAGCGAATTTCGTAAGAAAATTTTTCAAGAAATAG
- a CDS encoding HAD-IC family P-type ATPase, which produces MGFKMNFWALEVEDVIKRLETSLNGLSQAEREKRLRIYGLNEIKVKEKKPFEVFIKQFRNPLVLVLIVSMFLLSYLEHHLEAFIVFAIVILGAIVGFLQEWKAESIMKELKKFLIPKALVVSEGKITEIESNLIVPGDVIIVEAGMKVPADARIVESRELSVDESMLTGESFPVEKNNKKVSEDAIVPERTCMLYAGTVVTSGWGKAVVVATGERTEMGKIGKGLEESVETPLLAKMRVFAKQLTIGIILVSVAIFLLGLYRGYESTYAFLSAISFAVAVIPEILPATITLALAFGVREMAKRKALVKSLPAVETLGSVTVICSDKTGTLTQNKLKVVKLVTPEGEYEIQDDGFYKNGEKVLGEDIRKLVLAGYICNRAVCEGGNCRGDPLEIALLELALKSGITEDYEILDEIPFDSKRKFMAVSAKTKDGIYVIVKGAPEVVEGMVQSKIPETCTQNGMRTLAFAFKKVEEFNGFELKNLEFLGYQCLIDPLREESKEAVEKCKSAGIRVLMITGDHPTTALKIARDAGIEGEVITGKELEKIDLREAVAKYSIFARTTPDQKLEIVKALQENKEVVAVTGDGVNDAPALKRAEIGVAMGSGSDIAKEAGDMVLLDDSFSTIVKAIEEGRNVFRKIQRIISWMLPTNGGQGLIVLVAFALGISMPMLPLHILWINTVTSGLLGMMLVFEPMERGLLKLKPTRGELINNRIIFRIFYISILSVLLAYVLYFDTGKMSSAVNAIIAVGIWYLLTPHVEKSFFEVGLRNKFAILGIFLTLAIQLYVTNFSTALLLEPMSLEEWIKTLGLTSSVFFIVELEKLIFRLFRKEAIS; this is translated from the coding sequence TTGGGATTTAAGATGAACTTCTGGGCTTTAGAGGTTGAAGACGTCATTAAAAGGCTGGAAACCAGTTTAAACGGTTTAAGTCAAGCTGAGAGGGAAAAAAGGCTCAGAATTTACGGTTTAAACGAAATAAAGGTTAAGGAAAAGAAGCCATTTGAAGTTTTCATCAAGCAGTTCCGAAATCCGCTTGTGCTCGTTCTAATAGTTTCGATGTTTCTTCTCAGCTATTTGGAGCACCATCTTGAAGCTTTCATAGTCTTTGCAATTGTCATCCTTGGAGCAATCGTCGGGTTCCTTCAGGAATGGAAAGCGGAGAGTATAATGAAAGAGCTTAAGAAGTTCCTGATTCCAAAGGCTCTCGTTGTTTCTGAAGGAAAAATAACCGAAATTGAGTCAAATTTAATCGTTCCGGGCGATGTAATAATAGTTGAAGCGGGAATGAAGGTTCCCGCAGATGCAAGAATTGTTGAAAGCAGAGAACTCAGCGTTGACGAGTCAATGCTAACAGGGGAGTCTTTTCCAGTTGAGAAGAACAACAAAAAGGTTTCTGAAGACGCGATTGTGCCTGAAAGAACCTGCATGCTCTACGCTGGCACCGTTGTGACTTCTGGCTGGGGAAAGGCGGTTGTTGTTGCAACGGGCGAGAGAACAGAGATGGGTAAAATTGGCAAAGGACTTGAAGAAAGCGTCGAGACACCGCTGCTTGCAAAAATGCGTGTATTTGCGAAACAGCTCACAATCGGAATCATTTTGGTCTCGGTTGCAATATTCTTGCTCGGGCTTTACAGAGGCTACGAGAGCACGTATGCATTTCTTTCCGCAATAAGCTTTGCGGTCGCTGTGATTCCTGAGATACTTCCCGCAACTATAACGTTGGCTCTTGCCTTTGGCGTGAGAGAGATGGCTAAAAGAAAAGCTCTGGTTAAATCTCTGCCCGCAGTAGAAACATTGGGCAGTGTCACAGTAATTTGCTCGGATAAAACTGGAACTTTGACTCAAAACAAGCTTAAAGTCGTCAAGCTGGTCACTCCAGAAGGCGAATACGAAATTCAAGATGACGGATTCTACAAAAATGGTGAAAAGGTTCTTGGAGAGGACATAAGAAAATTAGTTCTTGCGGGATACATATGCAACAGAGCAGTCTGCGAAGGCGGGAACTGCAGAGGGGATCCGCTTGAAATAGCACTGCTCGAGCTTGCTTTAAAGTCTGGAATCACAGAAGACTACGAAATACTCGACGAGATTCCATTCGACTCGAAGAGAAAGTTCATGGCGGTTTCAGCAAAGACAAAGGACGGGATATATGTTATTGTTAAGGGAGCTCCCGAAGTCGTAGAGGGCATGGTTCAAAGCAAAATTCCAGAGACGTGCACTCAGAACGGGATGAGAACGTTAGCTTTTGCATTCAAGAAGGTTGAAGAATTCAATGGTTTCGAGCTCAAAAATCTTGAATTTCTCGGCTATCAGTGTTTGATCGACCCGCTAAGAGAAGAAAGCAAGGAGGCTGTTGAAAAATGCAAATCCGCTGGAATAAGGGTTCTAATGATCACTGGCGATCATCCAACAACCGCATTGAAGATCGCAAGAGACGCTGGCATCGAAGGAGAGGTTATTACTGGCAAAGAGCTTGAAAAAATTGACTTGCGTGAAGCGGTTGCGAAATACAGCATTTTTGCAAGAACAACACCTGATCAAAAGCTTGAAATTGTTAAGGCTTTACAAGAAAACAAGGAAGTTGTTGCGGTAACTGGCGATGGCGTCAATGATGCTCCCGCACTGAAAAGAGCTGAAATTGGTGTAGCAATGGGAAGTGGTAGCGATATAGCTAAGGAAGCAGGTGACATGGTTTTACTTGATGACAGCTTTTCCACGATCGTTAAGGCAATAGAAGAAGGTAGAAACGTTTTCCGAAAGATTCAGAGGATCATTTCTTGGATGCTTCCGACAAATGGAGGCCAAGGACTGATCGTGCTCGTTGCCTTTGCCCTCGGAATTTCAATGCCAATGCTACCGCTCCACATACTCTGGATCAACACCGTCACTTCTGGACTGCTTGGAATGATGCTCGTCTTTGAGCCAATGGAGAGAGGATTGCTTAAGCTAAAGCCCACGAGGGGAGAGCTGATAAACAATCGCATCATATTCAGGATCTTTTACATCTCCATACTAAGCGTTCTGCTTGCTTACGTCCTTTACTTCGACACGGGGAAGATGTCTTCTGCGGTGAATGCAATAATTGCAGTCGGGATCTGGTATCTGCTTACTCCTCATGTCGAGAAAAGCTTCTTTGAAGTTGGACTGAGAAACAAATTTGCAATCCTCGGGATCTTTTTAACGCTTGCAATTCAGCTTTACGTTACAAACTTCAGCACTGCACTTCTACTTGAGCCGATGAGCCTTGAAGAATGGATCAAGACTTTGGGTTTGACTTCTTCAGTCTTCTTCATAGTGGAACTTGAGAAATTAATATTTAGGCTCTTCAGAAAAGAAGCTATTTCTTGA
- a CDS encoding HesA/MoeB/ThiF family protein, giving the protein MFSFERYSRQIEIFGIEGQERLAKASVLVVGAGGLGSAVIQYLASAGIGRLGIVDGDIVEDSNLQRQTIHAGNVGMNKAKSAGAFVKKLNPDVAVDIYPFDLTPKNAIELLKNYDVVVGCPDSFKVRYILNDACFLLKKPFVHSAVYAFEGELSTFHGSPCYRCYLPKMPPATGRAIIGAVAGVFGCLQALETIKLITGYGDILKGRILRLDASTMSFFEFNLQKRKECPVCNEELKGIFEENYIGDCEIVRLK; this is encoded by the coding sequence ATGTTTAGCTTTGAGAGATATTCAAGGCAGATCGAGATCTTCGGTATTGAGGGTCAGGAGAGGTTGGCGAAGGCTTCTGTTCTTGTTGTGGGTGCGGGTGGTTTGGGGAGTGCGGTTATTCAGTATTTAGCTTCCGCGGGCATTGGAAGGCTCGGAATAGTTGATGGCGACATAGTTGAGGACTCAAACTTGCAGAGGCAAACGATACACGCGGGAAACGTTGGAATGAACAAAGCAAAATCTGCTGGAGCTTTTGTAAAAAAGCTAAATCCTGATGTCGCAGTTGATATATATCCCTTTGATTTAACTCCTAAAAATGCAATCGAGCTTTTAAAAAACTATGATGTTGTAGTCGGCTGCCCTGACAGCTTTAAAGTAAGATACATTTTAAATGATGCTTGCTTTTTGCTGAAAAAGCCATTTGTTCATTCTGCAGTTTATGCTTTTGAGGGAGAGCTGTCCACATTCCATGGAAGCCCATGTTATCGCTGTTATTTGCCAAAAATGCCACCTGCAACTGGTAGAGCAATAATAGGAGCGGTAGCAGGAGTTTTTGGATGCCTTCAGGCTTTGGAGACCATAAAGCTCATAACTGGTTATGGAGACATTTTGAAAGGTAGAATTCTGAGACTCGATGCTTCTACTATGAGCTTTTTTGAATTCAACTTGCAGAAAAGAAAAGAATGCCCTGTGTGCAACGAAGAGCTTAAAGGAATTTTCGAAGAGAACTACATTGGAGATTGTGAAATCGTAAGACTTAAATAA